The genomic interval TGCTGCGAAAAGTGCTGCAGGCGAACTCCGGCACAGGCGTTTAGAGCGTTGCGGTACAGCGCGTGTATGCGGCGGCGATCCGCCATGATGTCATCGAGGTGTTCCAGTTGCGCACAGCCGATGGCGGCCTGCAGATTGGTCAACCTGAAATTGTAGCCGACCACGTCGTGCCAGTATCTCTTGCCCTGGCGCATGCCGTGATCCCGGATCACCCTCATGCGTTGTGCAAGCCCGGCGTCGTTGGTCACGACCAGTCCACCTTCTCCGGTTGTGATCGTTTTGGTCGCGTGGAGACTGAATGTGCCAACGTTTCCGATCGTGCCGGCACATTTGCCGTCGAAGCGCGAGAAAGCTGCCTCGGCGGCATCTTCGAGCACGACCAGACCATGCGCCTTTGCCCGCGATGTTATCGCGTCCATTTCGGCGACGTTGCCATACAGATGAACGGGCAACACGGCTTTGGTGCGCGGCGTTGCCAGTCGATCGATTTCATCGGGATCGAGCAGCCACGATTGTTCATCGATGTCGGCGTAGAGCGGCGTCGCTCCAACGGACAGCACCATGTTTGCGGCGGCCACGAAGGTGAATCCGGGTACGATCACCTCGTCGCCAGGGCCGATTCCCAGGCCGCGAAGCGCAAGCTCCACTGCGACCGTGCCGTTGGACACCGCGACGGCTTCGGCAACCTGCATGCGTTCGGCCGCCACTCGCTCCAGTCGCTGGACGTAGGGACCGCCTGAAATCCACACCGACCGAAGCGCGTCGAGCACCATCGCTTCCTCGTTTCCGAAGAGCTTGGGCTGTGCCCATGGAATATGAACTGGATTGGTCATCGAACCCCGGAGCGCGTTTCGCCGCGGCTGGAATCGGATGCGTGTCCGACCACTTCGAACTCGGGGAGAGGGAAAATGAGATGCCCGCCACGTGCCATGAAATCGGCTTCACGTGCGACGAATTCGTCGCGGAAGTGCCATGGCAGTACCAGGAAATAGTCGGCGTCTTTTCGCGCGTCTTCTTCCGACATGATCGGTATGGCCGTGCCGGGCGTGCGCTGACCCCATTTTGACGGATTGCGATCGGCGCATGCCGTCAGCAGTCGGTGGTCCAATCCGAAATGCTGTAACAGCACATTGCCTTTCGTCGAGGCGCCATAGACATAGACGCGGTTTCCGCGTGCGACTTCCTGGGAGATGAAATCTTTCAGACGGGACCCAAGTGCCGCGACGTTAGCACGAAACGTAGCAAACGGCTTGTCGGTGGTGATGCCAAGCGCAGCCTCGCGTTTGCGAAGCGCGTCAAGAATCGTTCTGTTTTCCGGGTAGGCGGCGTCGCGATGACAGACCCAAATCTGAAAACTGCCGCCGTTGATATCGTTCAATTTGACGTCGAAGACCCTCAGGTTCTTGTCGCGCGTCAGTCGCTCGATTTGCGACAGCGCGTAGTATTCAAGGTGCTCGTGACAGATCGTGTCGAACGAGTTCCTGTCGAGCATGTTCGGGAGATAGCTTTGTTCGAGCACCCAGATGCCGTCCGGTGCGAGCACCGCGGCGATGTCGCCGACGAAGCTGCCGGGGTCTTCGAGGTCGTAGAACATGGCGATCGAGGTGATCGCGCGAGCCTTACGGCCGGGCATAAGACGGGCGAATGACCCGGCGTTGAAGAAGCCCGCATGGATATTGAAGTCGTCCGGGTACTGACTGGCGAACGACCCGGCGATCGGATCGATGCCGGTGTGCATCAGGCCCTTGATCGGATAGCTCTTGAGCAAGGTTCCGTCGTTGCAGCCGATATCGAGAACGACATCGCCCGGAGCCAGCGCCGCGCGCTCCGCCACGGCGGTGGTGAGTTGCCCAAGATGATTGCGCATCGTCGCGTTGGTGCCCGACCGGTAGCCGTAGTTGTTTCCGAACATCTCGGCGACGCGCACCGAATGCCGCAACTGGACCAGCCCGCACTCGCCGCAACGCAAGAGCTCCAGCGGCGCCTTGGGGGGATCGGGTTCGCCGGCGGCCGGAAAGCGTCCGGTCAAGGCTTGCAGTCCGAGGTCGATCGCACCGTGCAGATCAGCGCTGCCGCAGATCCTGCATTTGGAAATGGCGTGAAACAGCTCCGGAGTCACCATCGGTTGATCGCCCTGAAATACATCAGCCGCACCACCTCGCGCGTGTAGCGCATGAATATCGACATAAAACGCGTCTTGCTACCCCCGGCTGCCCGCTCGCCATAGAAGACCGGTACCTGTACGTGAGTTAGCCCCGCCCGTTGGGACAGCAGCAAGAGGCGGAAAAAGTAATCTCCGTAGCCCCAGAAAATCTTGTCGAAATCGAGCTTGAACAGCGCGGTTCGCCGGACCGCGAACAGGCCGCTCAGGTTGTCATCCATGCGCGTGCCGAGCGAAATGCGCATGAAGATGTTGTAGAGATAACTCAGGAAATATCGTAGCCGGTTCGGCATTCCGCCGCCAAAGATGAACCGCGAGCCGATGCCGAGATCGACCAGCTTGGCCACCTCGGAAATCAGCACGGCGTCTTTCGGCTGATGGTTGAAATCCGTATCCATGACGAGGACGACGGCGCCGTGCGATTTCTCGATACCTTCACGAATCGAAAGCGCGAGCCCGGGATTGCTGCTGCGCTCGATAACGACGACACCGCTGTCATCGGCGAACGCCGATCGCGCAGCCATGGCGGTGCCATCCGGACTTTTGTCGTCGACCACCAGGATTTCGTATCGGGCATCGATACGTTTGAATTCCTGACGCAACTCTTCGACGAGCGGAACGATGTTGTCGCGCTCCTGGAACGTCGGCAGGATCACGCTGACATCGGGCCGGCCAGACGGGTCGTGGGGTTCGGTCAATGGCATCACTTGGGCTCTCGGGACGGCCTTGCCGACGAAACGAGAATATCTCGGCGCTGAATGCTTTGTCGGCCGGGTTGATCGATCATTAGCGCGACCCTGTCAACGGGCCCTAGTTTGTCTGCGCGACGTATCAGGCTGTCCAACATATTGCTATCCTTGGCATATTGGCGCCTTACTCGGAGTTCGTATCCAAGCAGAGTGGGGCAGAAGCGGCGGACATTGCGGACGCCCTACTTTGATGTCAGAAACCGGCAAGTGCTGCGCCGCTCGGCTCACACTTGCCCAGACGGGCGATCAAATCCTCGCAGCGGAAACCCACCAATGCCGACCTGGCGCTCGGTCATCATCTACCTGTTTGCCTCGCTTCTGGTCTCGGCCATCTTCCATTCCAACCTGCTGGCGCGGCTTGCCGTCGACAGTCCGCAGAAGGTCGGCGTCCCGCTGGCGAGTTCGCGGACCGACGCGAGCGATAACTACGTCTACTTCGACCTGATCAAGCAGGGCGCCCAGGCGTGCAACACCGCAGCCTATCCGGCGGCCACGAGGATCGAGGGCAACCCTCTCGCCTGCACGTATATCGGCGGCGTGCTTGTCGGCAACGTTCTGTGGCGCTTGTCTCATGCCGTTACGACCTCGGAGCGAGCGGCGGTTTCATTGCTGCTGATTCTCT from Nitrobacter sp. NHB1 carries:
- a CDS encoding DegT/DnrJ/EryC1/StrS family aminotransferase, with product MTNPVHIPWAQPKLFGNEEAMVLDALRSVWISGGPYVQRLERVAAERMQVAEAVAVSNGTVAVELALRGLGIGPGDEVIVPGFTFVAAANMVLSVGATPLYADIDEQSWLLDPDEIDRLATPRTKAVLPVHLYGNVAEMDAITSRAKAHGLVVLEDAAEAAFSRFDGKCAGTIGNVGTFSLHATKTITTGEGGLVVTNDAGLAQRMRVIRDHGMRQGKRYWHDVVGYNFRLTNLQAAIGCAQLEHLDDIMADRRRIHALYRNALNACAGVRLQHFSQHVDPVLWVIAALIEDDDLSRQRSRRDRIMAAMLEDGIETRPGFYALSLMPPYDAPDLPRVLAASAGVISLPTFFGLTEQQIGYICDRFRHHVHNAG
- a CDS encoding class I SAM-dependent methyltransferase, producing MVTPELFHAISKCRICGSADLHGAIDLGLQALTGRFPAAGEPDPPKAPLELLRCGECGLVQLRHSVRVAEMFGNNYGYRSGTNATMRNHLGQLTTAVAERAALAPGDVVLDIGCNDGTLLKSYPIKGLMHTGIDPIAGSFASQYPDDFNIHAGFFNAGSFARLMPGRKARAITSIAMFYDLEDPGSFVGDIAAVLAPDGIWVLEQSYLPNMLDRNSFDTICHEHLEYYALSQIERLTRDKNLRVFDVKLNDINGGSFQIWVCHRDAAYPENRTILDALRKREAALGITTDKPFATFRANVAALGSRLKDFISQEVARGNRVYVYGASTKGNVLLQHFGLDHRLLTACADRNPSKWGQRTPGTAIPIMSEEDARKDADYFLVLPWHFRDEFVAREADFMARGGHLIFPLPEFEVVGHASDSSRGETRSGVR
- a CDS encoding glycosyltransferase, producing MPLTEPHDPSGRPDVSVILPTFQERDNIVPLVEELRQEFKRIDARYEILVVDDKSPDGTAMAARSAFADDSGVVVIERSSNPGLALSIREGIEKSHGAVVLVMDTDFNHQPKDAVLISEVAKLVDLGIGSRFIFGGGMPNRLRYFLSYLYNIFMRISLGTRMDDNLSGLFAVRRTALFKLDFDKIFWGYGDYFFRLLLLSQRAGLTHVQVPVFYGERAAGGSKTRFMSIFMRYTREVVRLMYFRAINRW